The following nucleotide sequence is from Devosia salina.
GGAGGCTATTTCGCGGCCTGAACCGTTAACCGGGTCCTAGCGGGGGCGCTTGGGCGGCCGTCGGAGCACTCACGTTCGCAGTGAGGGTTAATGCCAGCTACCGGAATTATCCCGGTGTTTCAGGGTTCCAGTCCCGTCGGCACCGGCGGCGGCGCGTGCAGCACCGTGATCCGAACCCGCTCATTGGCGGCCATATAGGGATCATTGGGGAAGAACGGTTCATCGGTGGCCCGACCCGAGACCGCCTTGAAGCGATCCTCGCTCATGCCGAACTCGCCCAGTATCGAGCGCACCACATTGGCCCGGTCGGCCGATAATTCCCACGGGCCATAGCGCGGATTGTCATAGCGCCCACCGGCGGCAGTGTGCCCCGATATCGTCACCTGCGCATTGAGCTGCTGCAGGATTGGCCCGATCGCGGCAATGGCGGCGCGCGTCTGCTCGAGCGGATATTTGGACCCTTCCGGGAACATCGGCCGCCCCTGCTGGTCTATGATCTGGATATCGAGGCCCTCTTCGGTCTCCTCGATCAGCAGATTGTCCATGAAGGGCGTCACTTCCGGCAGCGACTGCCAGGCCTGCTTGATACTGGCGGCGGCGCTATGGAACGCCTGGGCATCGATGGACTTGAGGTTGAATTCGCTGTCGCTGCTGGCCTTACGTTCACTGCCCTGTTCGCGGGCCGGCCCACCGATATGGGTTTCCACGGTTCCGTCGGTCGAGCTCTGGGGCGACGCAGGCGCATCCTTGATGATGTCGGCCGACGAGCCGGACATCTGATTGCCCGAATTGTCCATGGCATTGCCGCCCATGACCCCGCCGGCGCCGCTGGTGGTCATGCTTAGCGAAGCGGGCGCGAAGTAGTTGGCCAGCCCTTCCTTCTGCTCAGGCGTGGTCATGCTGATGAGCCACATGAGCAGGAAGAATGCCATCATCGCCGTCACGAAGTCGGCATAGGCGATCTTCCAGGCGCCGCCATGATGAGCGTGCCCCTTCTTCTTGACCTTCTTGATGATGATCGGCTGGTCGTAATTCGCCATTCTGGCTTACCGGCTTTCTGGAAGGATCAGGTGGTGGCCGGCAGGGCGGCCGTGGCGGCCTCCACTTCGGCAAAGGTCGGACGCACCTCGCTCATCAGTGCCTTGCGCGCAAATTCGATGGCCATCACTGGTGGCTGTCCGCCGATATGGGCGAGCAGACCCACCTTGAGCGAGAGGTAGTATTTCGACTCCGCCTCGAAGATGTTCTTGAGCGATTGGGCCATCGGGCCGAAAAAGCCATAGGCAACGAAAACACCGAAGAAGGTACCCACCAGCGCGCCGCCGATCAGGTGGCCCAGCACCTCGGGCGGTTCGGTAATGGCACCCATGGTCTTGATCACGCCCAGCACGGCGGCCACGATACCCAGTGCTGGCGTGCCGTCGGCAATCGACTGCATGGCCGATACGATCCGTTCCTGCTCCTGATGATGGGTCTCCAGTTCCTCGTCCATCAAGGCTTCCATCTCATGCACATTGTTGGACCCCATGGTCACCATGCGCATGTAGTCGCACACGAATTCCACCGCGTGGTGGTTCTTGGCGAAAGTGGGAAAGGCGTTGAACAGGGTCGAGTTGTGCGGGTCCTCGATATGCGGCTCGATCCCCAGAATACCCTTCTGCTGGATCAGCTTGTACATTGAGAACTGCAGGCCCAGCAGCTCGACATAGGCGGCCTTGTTATACTTCGGTCCCTTGAACAGTGTACCGAACATTGAAGGGACGGCCTTGAGGACCGGGCCAGTATTGCCGATGATGAAGGCGCCGATCGCAGCGCCCAGAATGATGACGAATTCGAAGGGCTGCCATAGCACCTCCACATGCCCACCCATCGCCGAATAGCCGCCGAACACACAGGCAAAGACGACGACAATACCGGCAATCAGACGCATGGACTTACTCGAACTCGAACGCAACAAGCGCAGGACCGGGGCAGGAACACGCCCCCTCCGCGCGGCCATATTGGTTCAGTCAGGCTTAACAGGGGGTGTATGATGGGCCTGCGCGGCAGTCAGTCGCGGTCCAGCGCAAACTCCGGCCTCTGCTCTCCGCTCCGGCTATGCGTGTGCACCACCAGGGGCCGGATCTCCATTCGGCCGTATTTGAGGATCGGGTCATCCTCGAACAGCGGCATGAGTGCCTCCATGCTCTCCGCCTCGAGCAGCAGAAACCCGCCGACCACTTCCTTGGCCTCGGCATAGGGACCGTCGATGGAAATAAGCGCTCCATCCTGGAAGCGCAGGCTGCGCGCTGTCTCCAGTCCGGCCAGTGGTGAGGCGTAGATCAGGTGCCCGCTTTGGCGCAGCTTGTGGTCATGCGCGATCGTCGCGTCATCGAGCTGCCGGAAATCCTCTGCCGTCAGATGATCCATCGAACCGGGTTCGAAATAGACCAGGGCCATGAAACGCATCGCGTCCTCCATTTCTGCTTCTGGTCATGCGACGAACGAGGGCGGCAGATTTCGACAGGCATCCCGACTTTTTGGGCGTTCCAACCATCTGCGCGGGCCGCGGCCAGCGGTCCCCGGGTCGCCCCCCGGGGACAGATCGATGTTGCGCCGCCCTGGCGCCCGGTCCCTAGACCGTTCCGCGCGCCTTGCGCACGGCCAGCACCTTGTCGATGTCTGCAGCCGAGTGGCGCTCATGCAATTGCTCGTCTTCCGGGCCATTCCCGGCATTGACACAGCGGCCGCGTTTCACCGGCTCGCGTGCATCGACCTGCTTGGCCCAGCGCAGCACATTCTTGTAGGTGCCCACATCGAGGAATTCGGCCGCATTGTAGGAACGGCCCAGCACCAGCCCGCCATACCAGGGAAAGATGGCCATGTCGGCAATGGTGTACGCGCTGCCCGAGACATATTCCTGCTCGCCCAACTGCCGGTCCAGCACGTCAAGCTGGCGCTTGGTCTCCATGGCATAGCGGTTGATCGGATATTCTTGCTTGGTCGGCGCATAGGCGTAGAAGTGCCCGAACCCGCCCCCGACAAACGGCGCACTGCCCATCTGCCAGAACAGCCAGTTCAGCGTCTCGGTACGTTGTGCGATGTCCTTGGACAGGAAGGCGTCGAACTTGTCGGCGAGATAGACCATCATCGACCCGCTCTCGAACAGGCGGATTGGCTCGGCCGGACCGTAGTCAACCATCGCCGGGATCTTCGAGTTCGGGTTCACCGAAACAAAGCCCGAGCCGAACTGGTCACCCTTGCCGATATTGATGAGATAGGCGTCATATTCCGCATCATGCCCAGCTGCCAGAAGCTCTTCGAGCAGTATGGTCACCTTCTGCCCGTTCGGGGTCGCCAGCGAATAGAGCTGCAGCGGATGCTTGCCGCGTGGCAGCTCCTTGTCGTGCGTCGCCCCGGCAATGGGTCTGTTGGTACTGGCGAAGGCGCCTCCGTTTTCCTTGTCCCAGGTCCAGACTTTGGGCGGCACGTATTCGTTCATGACGAGGCTCTCCGGCTGTGTGCTGATTGCTGGCGATTCATCCATCGCCTTTCACCGATATAAGCACAGAAAGTCGCGGCCGTAACCCACTCCTCCGCAACCTTGCCAGTCGATCCGCGCACAGCTACTGGTCAGCCATGCACAGCCCCGCCTCCCACGACCCCTTCGACATCTTCCTGGTTGCCACGCCCGGCCTCGAGGCACCGCTGTGCGAAGAAGCCCTTGCCGCGGGCTTCTCCGGCGCTGTCGTGACCGATGGCGGCGTCACTTTTCCGGGCACCTGGCCCGATGTGTGGCGCGCCAATCTGATGCTTCGCGGCGCCACCCGGGTCCTGGCGCGGGTCGCGTCCTTCCGCGCCATGCACCTCGCCCAGCTCGACAAGCGGGCGCGCAAGGTCGACTGGACCAGCGTGCTGCGACCCGATATTCCCGTGCATGTCGAAGCCAGTTGCAGGCGCTCGCGCATCTATCACGCCGGGGCGGCCGCCCAGCGCGTCGCCACCGCCATCACGCAAACCCTGGGCGCCCCGATCGCCGAGGATGCAGCCCTGCGCATGCTGGTGCGGATCGAGGATGACCTCGTCACCATCAGCATCGACACCACCGGCGCCTCCCTCCACAAACGCGGCTTCAAGGAGGGCGTCGCCAAGGCCCCGATGCGCGAAACCATGGCCGCGATGTTCCTCAGGCAATGCGGATATTCCGGCACCGAACCCGTGCTCGATCCCATGTGTGGCTCGGCCACCTTCGTCATCGAGGCGGCCGAGATTGCCCTGGGTCTGCGCCCCGGTCGCGAGCGCGATTTTGCCTTCGAGCACCTCCCCGGTTTCGACCCCGATGCCTGGACCGATCTGCGCAAGCCC
It contains:
- a CDS encoding YciI family protein; amino-acid sequence: MRFMALVYFEPGSMDHLTAEDFRQLDDATIAHDHKLRQSGHLIYASPLAGLETARSLRFQDGALISIDGPYAEAKEVVGGFLLLEAESMEALMPLFEDDPILKYGRMEIRPLVVHTHSRSGEQRPEFALDRD
- the yghU gene encoding glutathione-dependent disulfide-bond oxidoreductase, with amino-acid sequence MNEYVPPKVWTWDKENGGAFASTNRPIAGATHDKELPRGKHPLQLYSLATPNGQKVTILLEELLAAGHDAEYDAYLINIGKGDQFGSGFVSVNPNSKIPAMVDYGPAEPIRLFESGSMMVYLADKFDAFLSKDIAQRTETLNWLFWQMGSAPFVGGGFGHFYAYAPTKQEYPINRYAMETKRQLDVLDRQLGEQEYVSGSAYTIADMAIFPWYGGLVLGRSYNAAEFLDVGTYKNVLRWAKQVDAREPVKRGRCVNAGNGPEDEQLHERHSAADIDKVLAVRKARGTV
- a CDS encoding THUMP domain-containing class I SAM-dependent RNA methyltransferase, which translates into the protein MHSPASHDPFDIFLVATPGLEAPLCEEALAAGFSGAVVTDGGVTFPGTWPDVWRANLMLRGATRVLARVASFRAMHLAQLDKRARKVDWTSVLRPDIPVHVEASCRRSRIYHAGAAAQRVATAITQTLGAPIAEDAALRMLVRIEDDLVTISIDTTGASLHKRGFKEGVAKAPMRETMAAMFLRQCGYSGTEPVLDPMCGSATFVIEAAEIALGLRPGRERDFAFEHLPGFDPDAWTDLRKPAALTPTALRFHGTDRDPGAIRMATENAARAGVADLTRFEQKSIEDLTPPDGPAGLVIVNPPYGTRIGSKGPLIGLHRTLGTVLKTRFAGWRVGIVTADKQLAQATGLSFDTPLPPVLHGGIRVALYRASL
- the motA gene encoding flagellar motor stator protein MotA, encoding MRLIAGIVVVFACVFGGYSAMGGHVEVLWQPFEFVIILGAAIGAFIIGNTGPVLKAVPSMFGTLFKGPKYNKAAYVELLGLQFSMYKLIQQKGILGIEPHIEDPHNSTLFNAFPTFAKNHHAVEFVCDYMRMVTMGSNNVHEMEALMDEELETHHQEQERIVSAMQSIADGTPALGIVAAVLGVIKTMGAITEPPEVLGHLIGGALVGTFFGVFVAYGFFGPMAQSLKNIFEAESKYYLSLKVGLLAHIGGQPPVMAIEFARKALMSEVRPTFAEVEAATAALPATT
- a CDS encoding flagellar motor protein MotB, encoding MANYDQPIIIKKVKKKGHAHHGGAWKIAYADFVTAMMAFFLLMWLISMTTPEQKEGLANYFAPASLSMTTSGAGGVMGGNAMDNSGNQMSGSSADIIKDAPASPQSSTDGTVETHIGGPAREQGSERKASSDSEFNLKSIDAQAFHSAAASIKQAWQSLPEVTPFMDNLLIEETEEGLDIQIIDQQGRPMFPEGSKYPLEQTRAAIAAIGPILQQLNAQVTISGHTAAGGRYDNPRYGPWELSADRANVVRSILGEFGMSEDRFKAVSGRATDEPFFPNDPYMAANERVRITVLHAPPPVPTGLEP